One Bacteroidota bacterium DNA window includes the following coding sequences:
- the thrS gene encoding threonine--tRNA ligase — MEKIKLTFPDKSVREFDRGVTGLEIAKGISNSLAREALAIEFKGEVRDLSRRIEEDGPINILKWKDAGGKYAFWHSSAHVMAESIESLFPGTKFGIGPPIDEGFYYDIDMGDHSLSPEDLEKIENRMYEFASRDVPFQREEKSWEEAAEYFRKKGDPYKLELLEGLKGETISFYRQGNFVDLCYGPHIPSTGRIKAIKLLNVAGAYWRGDVKRKMLQRIYGVTFPSKQELDAHLFRLEEARRRDHRKVGKELDLFVFHDIAPGAPFWLPKGMIVFRELEAFLRSELDKRGYQEISTPIMVKKDLWEQSGHWTHYRENMFTLENEETTFSLKPMNCPESTYVFRHKIRSYKDLPLRFSEIGRLHRNELSGALGGMFRVRQITMDDAHIYCRPDQILQEIDGLIDLVSHFYSVFGLKPSYNLSTRPDNAMGDETLWSQAEASLEQALKNRQIAFNLKPKDGAFYGPKIDVQIEDAIGRQWQVATIQLDFVMLPERFALEYVAEDGSRQRPVAIHRAIFGSFERFIGIITEHFFGAFPAWLAPVQAVVLPITDAQLDYASKVCDLLKSDGVRAEVDTRNEKIGFKIREWELKKAPYMLVVGEKEKASGEVAVRQHTKGNVGNVAASAFLETIRQEIRQKLITS; from the coding sequence ATGGAGAAAATCAAACTGACATTTCCCGATAAGAGCGTGCGGGAATTCGACCGGGGTGTCACGGGCCTGGAGATTGCGAAGGGAATCAGCAACTCCCTCGCCCGCGAGGCGCTTGCGATCGAGTTCAAGGGCGAGGTGCGGGATCTCTCGCGCAGGATTGAAGAGGACGGACCGATCAATATCCTGAAGTGGAAGGATGCCGGCGGAAAGTACGCCTTCTGGCACAGTTCGGCGCACGTGATGGCGGAATCGATCGAGTCTCTCTTCCCCGGCACAAAATTCGGAATCGGACCCCCCATCGACGAGGGGTTTTATTACGACATCGATATGGGGGATCATTCGCTCTCGCCGGAAGACCTCGAGAAGATCGAAAACCGGATGTACGAGTTCGCGAGCCGCGACGTTCCCTTCCAGCGTGAGGAAAAATCGTGGGAAGAGGCGGCGGAATATTTCAGGAAGAAGGGCGATCCGTATAAGCTTGAATTGCTCGAGGGCCTGAAGGGGGAGACGATCAGCTTTTACCGGCAGGGGAATTTTGTCGATCTCTGCTATGGGCCGCATATCCCGTCGACGGGCAGGATCAAGGCGATCAAGCTGTTGAACGTTGCCGGCGCCTACTGGCGGGGCGACGTCAAGCGGAAGATGCTGCAGCGGATCTACGGCGTGACATTTCCGAGCAAGCAGGAGCTCGACGCGCACCTCTTCCGGCTGGAGGAGGCCAGGCGGCGGGATCACCGCAAAGTCGGCAAGGAGCTCGACCTCTTCGTCTTCCACGATATCGCCCCGGGAGCCCCGTTCTGGCTGCCGAAGGGGATGATCGTGTTCCGCGAGCTCGAAGCATTCTTACGGTCGGAGCTCGACAAGCGCGGTTACCAGGAAATCAGCACGCCGATCATGGTCAAGAAGGACTTGTGGGAGCAATCGGGTCACTGGACCCACTACCGGGAAAACATGTTCACGCTCGAGAATGAAGAGACGACGTTCAGCCTCAAGCCGATGAACTGCCCGGAGAGCACTTACGTCTTCCGCCATAAGATCAGGAGCTACAAGGACCTGCCGCTGAGATTCTCCGAAATCGGACGCCTTCACCGGAACGAGTTGTCGGGCGCCCTGGGGGGGATGTTTCGCGTCCGGCAAATCACGATGGACGACGCGCATATCTACTGCCGGCCGGACCAGATCCTGCAGGAGATCGACGGATTGATCGACCTGGTGTCGCATTTTTATTCGGTGTTCGGCTTGAAGCCCTCCTACAACCTCTCCACCCGCCCCGACAACGCGATGGGGGACGAGACGTTGTGGAGCCAGGCGGAAGCGAGCCTGGAGCAAGCGCTCAAGAACAGGCAGATCGCATTCAACCTCAAGCCGAAGGACGGCGCTTTTTACGGGCCGAAAATCGACGTGCAGATTGAAGATGCGATCGGGCGTCAGTGGCAGGTCGCGACGATCCAGCTCGATTTCGTGATGCTCCCGGAGCGGTTCGCCCTCGAGTACGTGGCCGAAGACGGCTCGCGCCAGCGGCCGGTTGCGATCCACAGGGCGATATTCGGATCATTCGAGCGGTTCATCGGCATCATCACCGAACACTTTTTCGGGGCGTTTCCGGCGTGGCTGGCCCCGGTTCAGGCGGTCGTCCTGCCGATCACGGACGCGCAGCTTGACTATGCCTCGAAGGTTTGCGATCTTCTCAAGTCGGACGGCGTGCGCGCCGAGGTCGACACCCGGAACGAAAAAATCGGATTCAAAATTCGCGAGTGGGAATTGAAAAAAGCGCCGTACATGCTCGTCGTGGGGGAAAAAGAGAAAGCCTCGGGCGAGGTGGCGGTCCGGCAGCATACGAAAGGCAACGTGGGGAATGTCGCCGCGAGCGCATTCCTCGAAACGATCAGGCAGGAAATCCGCCAGAAGCTCATCACCTCATAG
- the rplT gene encoding 50S ribosomal protein L20, whose amino-acid sequence MPRSQNKVASHRRRKRLLARAKGYWGARSKVLTVAKHHLDKAGQHAYRDRRLKKREFRTLWIARINAAARIHGTTYSRLIAALDKKEVQINRKVLSDLASRSPEAFAEIVKFSGASR is encoded by the coding sequence ATGCCGCGTTCGCAGAATAAGGTAGCCTCGCATCGTCGCCGGAAGCGCTTGCTTGCAAGGGCGAAGGGATACTGGGGTGCAAGGAGCAAAGTTCTTACAGTCGCAAAGCATCACCTCGACAAAGCCGGCCAGCACGCCTATCGCGATCGGCGGTTAAAGAAGCGTGAATTCCGCACGCTCTGGATCGCACGGATCAACGCCGCGGCCCGCATCCATGGGACCACCTACTCGCGGCTGATTGCCGCGCTGGACAAGAAGGAAGTCCAGATCAACCGGAAAGTCCTTTCCGACCTCGCATCACGGAGTCCTGAAGCATTTGCCGAGATAGTGAAGTTCTCGGGCGCCTCGCGCTGA
- the pheS gene encoding phenylalanine--tRNA ligase subunit alpha — translation MDHPIPQDLREQIDRVQRDALLEIGSAENLPALESLRIKYLSRKGIVAHHFELLGGAPPELRPGLGKRLNEMRSSVQAVFQEKELSLGAHKGPPRKAPDLTLPGRKRWIGSTHPLSQTLDEIKRIFFGMGFGVAVGPEIEDDYHNFEALNFPPDHPARDMQDTFFISGKYLMRTHTSPAQIRVMEKQKPPVRIIVPGRVYRNEAISSRSYCLFHQVEGLYVDRGVTFSDLKGTLVSFARQFYGSTTRYRFRPSYFPFTEPSAEMDISCVLCAGKGCKVCKFTGWLEILGCGMVDPNVYGFVGYDPEIYTGYAFGIGVDRMTMLRYGIDDIRLLFENDVRFLNQFR, via the coding sequence ATGGATCATCCGATACCACAAGACCTCAGGGAACAGATCGACCGGGTTCAACGGGACGCTCTCCTGGAAATCGGCTCTGCTGAGAACCTTCCTGCCCTGGAATCCCTCCGGATCAAGTACCTCTCCCGCAAGGGAATAGTCGCCCATCATTTCGAGTTGCTGGGGGGCGCCCCGCCCGAACTGCGGCCCGGACTGGGCAAGCGTCTGAACGAGATGCGGTCCTCCGTCCAGGCGGTCTTTCAGGAGAAAGAGCTCTCTCTCGGGGCCCACAAAGGACCGCCGCGGAAGGCGCCCGACCTCACCCTGCCCGGCCGCAAGCGCTGGATCGGCTCCACGCACCCCCTCTCCCAGACACTCGACGAGATCAAGAGAATTTTTTTCGGAATGGGCTTCGGGGTCGCAGTCGGGCCTGAGATCGAGGACGACTACCACAATTTTGAGGCATTAAACTTCCCGCCCGACCACCCCGCGCGCGACATGCAGGACACTTTTTTCATTTCGGGCAAGTACCTGATGCGCACGCACACCTCTCCCGCGCAGATCCGTGTGATGGAAAAACAGAAACCCCCGGTCCGGATCATCGTGCCTGGAAGGGTCTACCGGAACGAGGCGATAAGTTCCCGGAGTTACTGCCTCTTTCATCAGGTGGAGGGCCTCTACGTCGACCGGGGCGTCACATTCAGCGACCTGAAGGGAACCCTGGTTTCCTTTGCCCGGCAGTTTTACGGGAGCACGACCAGGTACCGGTTCAGGCCCAGCTATTTTCCCTTCACAGAGCCGAGCGCTGAAATGGACATCAGCTGCGTCCTTTGCGCCGGGAAAGGGTGCAAGGTCTGCAAGTTCACCGGCTGGCTTGAAATCCTCGGGTGCGGCATGGTAGACCCGAATGTCTACGGGTTTGTGGGGTACGATCCCGAGATCTACACCGGTTATGCGTTCGGGATCGGAGTCGACCGGATGACGATGCTCAGATACGGAATCGACGACATCAGGCTGCTGTTTGAAAATGACGTCCGATTCTTGAATCAATTTCGATAA
- the infC gene encoding translation initiation factor IF-3 produces MNDEIRVPKVRIIDDAGQLGIMTPAEGIKLAQQRGLDLIEIVPNATPPVCKIMDFGKFKYEQTKKDKIQRKHQHVTQLKELRFHPNTDDHDFEFKTRHAKRFLAEGHKVKATVVFKGREITYKEHGEDILRRLAEQLTDVAKVDQTAKLEGRSMAMIFAPDRGPKKKAEEKPKTEPKS; encoded by the coding sequence GTGAACGATGAAATCCGGGTGCCCAAGGTCCGGATCATCGACGATGCAGGACAGCTTGGGATCATGACACCCGCCGAGGGTATCAAACTGGCCCAGCAGCGGGGGCTGGATCTCATCGAAATAGTCCCGAATGCGACGCCTCCCGTCTGCAAGATCATGGACTTCGGGAAGTTCAAGTACGAGCAGACGAAAAAGGACAAGATCCAGCGCAAGCACCAGCACGTCACACAGCTGAAAGAGCTGAGGTTTCATCCGAACACGGACGACCACGATTTTGAATTCAAGACCCGGCATGCGAAGCGGTTCCTTGCCGAAGGCCATAAGGTGAAGGCGACCGTCGTGTTCAAGGGACGGGAAATCACCTACAAAGAACACGGGGAGGACATCCTCCGGCGCCTGGCGGAACAATTGACCGACGTGGCGAAGGTGGATCAGACGGCGAAATTGGAGGGAAGAAGCATGGCGATGATTTTTGCTCCCGACCGGGGGCCGAAGAAGAAGGCTGAAGAGAAACCGAAAACAGAACCGAAATCATAA
- the rpmI gene encoding 50S ribosomal protein L35, whose product MPKMKSNSGAKKRFKRTASGKFKRHKAFRSHMLSSKSSRRKRHLRKSTLVSFTEDKKIDTMIQS is encoded by the coding sequence ATGCCGAAAATGAAGTCAAATTCAGGAGCGAAGAAACGATTCAAGCGGACCGCCTCCGGGAAGTTCAAGCGTCACAAGGCGTTCCGGAGCCACATGCTGTCCTCGAAATCGAGCAGGCGGAAACGCCACCTTCGCAAATCGACTCTCGTGTCGTTCACGGAGGACAAGAAAATCGATACGATGATCCAGTCGTAA
- the pheT gene encoding phenylalanine--tRNA ligase subunit beta — protein sequence MKLSLNWLKEYVGISAPVSELAERLTMLGLEVEDVHDLGERYKGFIIGAVLDVRKHPGADKLVLCRVNTGAEILEIVCGAPNVGSGQRVVVALPGAVVPHDQHDPQGKPFKVTRAKIRGEVSNGMICSEYELDLGGDRDGILILGDGAKPGQALADYLGLDDIVLEIGVTPNRPDALSHIGIAREIALLYTGKLTIPSARIKEAKKKASGAARVRIEDRINCPRYTARVVEGVTIADSPEWIKKRLTAVGIRPVNNVVDITNYVLMEIGQPLHAFDYDKIAGKEIIVRQSAKGESFTTLDGKARLLQGSELMICDRSGAIALAGVMGGANSEISASTRNVFIESAYFNPRSIRRTSKALGLSTDASQRFERGMDPNGTVWAADRAASLIQSECGGEILKGRIDVYPRKVTPRRIPLRVEKVNDLLGITLTAKEISQLLKRLWIFPAQKKTSKLASAQLTFEAPTWRPDLEREIDLIEEVARVYGYDRIDAKSGAEVRYAETTHSDDFEGYLRQLLSGSGFNEMVTNSMQERSVAGLTSEHVVEIANPISKDMAALRTSLIPSLLSVVGNNISHGSRDIRLFEIGKAYFREDTPPNQGSTPEFREETRLVLGLSGSALPRSWDRKPRQFDMSDLKGEVEALFNKIFLDKFKFIPYSTTKALTEVGLSIEINGRDAGMMGRIRADVLKKFEVEQDLFVAELSIDALESSRSGVRSYRPLPRYPSVVRDLALTVDQAVETGRIEEEIRSAGGQLLTKVELFDIFSGEQIEAGKKSCAFALEFMSEDHTLVQEEVDKIMEKIIQRVASRLQATLRS from the coding sequence ATGAAGCTTTCTCTCAATTGGCTCAAGGAGTATGTAGGAATCAGCGCTCCGGTGAGCGAACTCGCCGAACGCCTGACCATGCTCGGACTTGAGGTTGAGGATGTCCACGACCTCGGCGAACGGTACAAGGGGTTCATCATCGGGGCAGTTCTTGACGTGAGAAAACACCCGGGCGCCGATAAACTCGTTCTCTGCAGGGTGAACACCGGGGCGGAGATTTTGGAGATCGTTTGCGGCGCCCCGAACGTCGGATCGGGACAACGCGTTGTGGTCGCCCTTCCGGGAGCAGTGGTTCCGCATGACCAGCATGATCCTCAAGGGAAGCCGTTCAAGGTCACCCGCGCTAAGATTCGGGGAGAGGTCTCCAACGGCATGATCTGCTCCGAGTACGAGCTCGATTTGGGCGGAGACCGGGACGGCATTCTGATTCTTGGGGACGGGGCGAAACCCGGGCAGGCGCTGGCCGATTACCTGGGCCTGGATGACATTGTGCTCGAAATCGGCGTCACCCCGAACAGACCCGATGCGTTGAGCCATATCGGGATCGCGCGTGAAATTGCGCTCCTCTATACGGGAAAACTCACAATTCCTTCCGCGAGAATCAAAGAAGCCAAGAAAAAGGCTTCGGGCGCCGCCCGGGTAAGGATAGAAGACCGGATCAACTGTCCGCGCTACACCGCCCGCGTCGTGGAAGGTGTGACAATCGCAGATTCCCCGGAATGGATCAAGAAGCGTTTGACAGCGGTTGGTATTCGACCTGTGAATAATGTGGTCGACATAACCAACTATGTTCTCATGGAGATCGGACAACCGCTTCATGCTTTCGATTATGATAAAATAGCGGGGAAGGAGATCATCGTCAGGCAGTCGGCGAAGGGGGAATCGTTCACCACTCTTGACGGCAAGGCACGGCTCCTTCAGGGGTCCGAACTGATGATATGTGATCGCAGCGGGGCGATCGCACTGGCCGGAGTCATGGGAGGAGCAAACAGTGAAATTTCCGCCTCCACCAGGAATGTCTTCATTGAAAGCGCCTATTTTAACCCCAGGAGCATCAGGAGAACATCGAAGGCGCTCGGCCTCAGCACCGACGCCTCGCAGCGGTTCGAGCGGGGGATGGATCCGAACGGTACGGTCTGGGCTGCCGATCGGGCCGCTTCATTGATTCAATCCGAGTGCGGAGGGGAGATACTCAAAGGGAGGATCGATGTTTACCCCCGAAAGGTAACGCCCCGAAGGATTCCCCTGAGGGTTGAGAAAGTGAATGACCTGCTTGGCATAACGCTAACAGCGAAAGAGATTTCTCAGCTTCTCAAGAGACTCTGGATCTTCCCGGCGCAGAAGAAAACCTCGAAGCTGGCGTCTGCGCAACTTACCTTTGAGGCTCCGACATGGAGGCCTGATCTCGAACGGGAAATCGATTTGATTGAAGAGGTCGCCCGGGTCTATGGCTACGATAGAATAGACGCGAAGTCCGGCGCGGAAGTGCGCTATGCGGAAACGACTCATTCAGATGATTTCGAGGGATACCTTCGCCAGTTGCTGTCCGGTTCCGGTTTCAACGAGATGGTCACAAATAGCATGCAGGAGAGATCGGTCGCAGGCCTGACCTCAGAACATGTTGTCGAGATCGCCAATCCGATCAGCAAGGATATGGCCGCCCTCAGGACCAGCCTGATACCGAGTCTCCTCAGCGTCGTTGGCAACAACATCTCCCACGGTTCGCGGGATATTCGTCTATTTGAGATTGGAAAGGCATATTTTAGGGAAGATACGCCGCCGAATCAGGGGAGCACACCCGAGTTCAGAGAAGAAACCCGGCTCGTACTGGGGCTATCGGGCTCGGCCCTTCCCAGGAGCTGGGATCGCAAGCCCCGCCAATTTGACATGAGCGACTTGAAGGGAGAGGTGGAGGCTTTATTCAACAAGATTTTTCTTGACAAATTTAAATTTATTCCTTATTCTACTACCAAAGCTTTAACTGAGGTAGGGCTAAGTATTGAAATCAATGGACGTGATGCCGGCATGATGGGCCGGATCCGTGCGGATGTCCTGAAGAAGTTTGAGGTTGAGCAAGACCTCTTCGTCGCCGAGTTATCCATTGATGCCCTGGAGAGCAGTCGCTCCGGGGTACGATCGTATCGACCGCTTCCGAGGTATCCTTCCGTCGTGCGTGATCTGGCTCTCACAGTCGACCAGGCCGTCGAGACGGGGAGAATCGAGGAAGAGATTAGATCTGCCGGGGGCCAGCTCCTCACAAAAGTCGAACTATTCGATATCTTTTCCGGCGAGCAAATCGAAGCGGGGAAAAAGAGTTGCGCTTTTGCTTTAGAGTTCATGTCTGAAGACCATACCCTGGTACAGGAAGAAGTAGATAAGATCATGGAGAAGATTATCCAGCGGGTGGCATCGCGCCTACAAGCAACTTTGAGATCCTAG